A section of the Acidobacterium capsulatum ATCC 51196 genome encodes:
- a CDS encoding lysophospholipid acyltransferase family protein — protein sequence MAQTLRAASVARALAVNYLTFGMLSLRHGGRVPLRQRALWMHRSCRRVARAFQLEIAWEGTPPAAGLITSNHLSYLDVLAFASVMPCVFVSKADVLHWPVFGMLARFGGTLFVNRERRTAVESVSQQMEAVLAEGFPLVLFPEGTSTDGSEVLPYFPSLLEAAIRVCAPITPAAVAYASPGRTESGFCYFGDVSFLPHLRSLLRVPRAEARVRFGLTMQSFRDRKQAARELREHTLALRGALPDLPPVEGPVSTA from the coding sequence TTGGCACAAACATTGCGGGCCGCCAGCGTTGCGCGGGCGCTGGCCGTCAACTATCTCACCTTTGGCATGCTCAGCCTGCGGCACGGTGGCCGCGTGCCGCTGCGTCAGCGGGCGCTTTGGATGCATCGCTCCTGCCGTCGCGTGGCGCGCGCCTTTCAATTAGAGATTGCATGGGAGGGGACTCCGCCCGCGGCGGGGCTGATAACTTCCAACCACCTGAGCTATCTGGATGTGCTGGCCTTTGCCTCGGTAATGCCGTGCGTCTTTGTGTCAAAGGCAGACGTGCTGCATTGGCCCGTCTTTGGCATGCTGGCCCGCTTTGGCGGCACCCTGTTTGTGAATCGCGAACGCCGCACGGCCGTCGAAAGCGTTTCGCAGCAGATGGAAGCCGTGCTGGCCGAGGGGTTTCCGCTGGTGCTGTTTCCCGAGGGCACCAGCACGGATGGCAGCGAGGTGCTGCCCTACTTCCCTTCGCTGCTTGAGGCCGCCATTCGCGTGTGTGCGCCCATCACGCCAGCGGCTGTTGCTTACGCCTCGCCCGGGCGGACTGAGAGCGGCTTCTGCTATTTCGGCGACGTCTCATTTCTGCCGCATCTGCGCAGCCTGCTGCGCGTGCCCCGCGCAGAGGCCCGGGTGCGCTTTGGTCTCACCATGCAAAGCTTCCGGGATCGCAAACAAGCGGCGCGCGAGCTGCGCGAGCACACGCTGGCCCTGCGAGGGGCCTTGCCAGATTTGCCTCCCGTCGAAGGCCCTGTTTCGACGGCCTGA
- a CDS encoding GNAT family N-acetyltransferase, whose translation MQHHQCVIGPLVTLPAERNRYPARETSADASASLPLVIPEAATLGAYGKYRARLAQTVADQQDACRLRFKVFNLELGEGLLESYQTGLDQDQFDAVCDHLIVEDMELGRIVGTYRMQSGMTARENFGYYSEQEFCFQPYEGIRAQVLELGRASIDSQHRTSEVLTLLWRSIGQYARMRGLRYLIGCSSLNSREPQEGWAMYHRLGSFLAPEQFRTEATDAYKLPPEDTTAGIEVKVPKLLRTYIGVGARICSEPAWDREFGTIDFLTLLDLEELSPAARTRFMTDTQ comes from the coding sequence GTGCAGCATCATCAATGCGTGATTGGCCCCTTGGTGACCCTGCCTGCCGAGCGGAACCGGTACCCGGCGCGAGAAACATCGGCAGATGCTTCCGCCTCTCTGCCTCTGGTTATTCCCGAGGCCGCGACGCTTGGCGCTTATGGAAAATACCGCGCGCGCCTCGCGCAAACTGTGGCGGATCAGCAAGATGCATGCAGGCTCCGGTTTAAGGTTTTCAACCTCGAACTGGGGGAGGGCCTGCTGGAGTCTTACCAAACAGGACTCGACCAGGACCAATTCGATGCCGTCTGCGACCACTTGATTGTAGAAGACATGGAACTTGGACGCATCGTGGGCACTTATAGGATGCAGTCCGGAATGACCGCCCGGGAAAACTTTGGTTACTACAGCGAGCAGGAATTCTGCTTTCAGCCTTACGAAGGCATTCGCGCTCAGGTGCTCGAGCTGGGGCGCGCGTCGATCGACAGCCAGCACCGCACCAGCGAAGTGCTGACGCTCTTGTGGCGCTCCATTGGGCAATATGCGCGCATGCGGGGCCTGCGTTACCTGATCGGCTGCTCTTCGCTGAACTCCCGCGAGCCTCAGGAAGGCTGGGCAATGTATCATCGCCTCGGCAGTTTCCTCGCGCCGGAGCAATTTCGCACCGAGGCGACGGATGCCTACAAACTGCCGCCAGAAGATACCACCGCCGGCATCGAGGTCAAGGTACCCAAGCTACTCAGGACCTACATCGGCGTAGGAGCACGCATTTGCAGCGAACCAGCCTGGGATCGCGAGTTCGGGACGATCGACTTTCTGACGCTGCTCGACCTGGAAGAGCTTTCCCCGGCGGCGCGCACCCGGTTCATGACGGACACGCAATAA
- a CDS encoding MoaD/ThiS family protein, with product MPVRVLLPNAFHKHTNGTKEIQSSAENLPALIAEIETTFPALGSHLRDEKGEVRRFINFYVNDEDIRFLGNEKYVFQDGDEVLVIPSIAGGCC from the coding sequence ATGCCCGTTAGAGTTCTGCTGCCCAACGCATTTCACAAGCACACCAATGGCACCAAGGAGATTCAGTCGTCGGCCGAAAATCTGCCGGCCCTGATCGCCGAAATCGAAACCACCTTTCCCGCGCTGGGCTCACACCTGCGCGACGAGAAGGGCGAGGTGCGCCGCTTCATCAACTTCTATGTGAACGACGAAGACATCCGATTTCTCGGCAACGAGAAGTATGTGTTTCAGGATGGCGATGAAGTGCTCGTGATCCCTTCCATTGCCGGCGGATGCTGCTGA
- a CDS encoding pyridoxal phosphate-dependent aminotransferase, which yields MASASALRLSEISPLIVQSEIRSMSVECDRMGGVNLAQGVCDTGVPAPVAERALAAIEQGHNIYTRLDGIAVLRDAIAQKALRYNGIHADPESEVLVTSGATGAFYAACLALLNPGDEVLLFEPFYGYHANTLRAQRAVPVAVPLENGNWAIDFDRLRRAITPRTRALLINTPSNPCGKVFTREELAQIAAIVEEHDLIVFTDEIYEYFVFEGAQHVSFATLPGMASRTITISGLSKTFSITGWRVGYLIADRSVLGTIGYFHDLTYVCAPAPLQHGAAAGLVALPDEYYQAMARDYQSKRDLLCGALTRMGLTPSIPAGAYYVLADASRIAGANAREKARTLLAATGVAAVAGTAFFAEGRGENLLRFCFAKREEDLQRACDLLGKL from the coding sequence ATGGCTTCTGCGAGCGCTCTTCGTCTGAGTGAAATTTCTCCCCTGATTGTGCAGTCGGAAATCCGCTCCATGTCGGTGGAGTGCGACCGCATGGGCGGCGTCAACCTGGCGCAGGGCGTCTGCGATACCGGCGTTCCGGCGCCCGTGGCCGAGCGCGCGCTCGCGGCCATCGAGCAGGGCCACAACATCTATACGCGGCTGGACGGCATCGCGGTGCTGCGCGACGCCATCGCGCAGAAAGCTCTGCGCTACAACGGCATTCATGCGGACCCGGAAAGCGAAGTGCTGGTGACGTCAGGGGCGACCGGCGCGTTTTATGCCGCATGCCTGGCGCTGCTGAATCCCGGCGATGAAGTGCTGCTGTTTGAGCCCTTCTACGGCTACCACGCCAACACGCTGCGCGCGCAACGCGCCGTGCCGGTGGCGGTGCCGCTCGAGAACGGCAACTGGGCCATCGACTTTGACCGGCTGCGGCGAGCCATCACGCCGCGCACTCGCGCACTGCTGATCAACACGCCGTCGAACCCGTGCGGCAAGGTCTTTACCCGCGAAGAGCTGGCGCAGATTGCCGCCATCGTGGAAGAGCATGACCTCATTGTTTTCACGGATGAGATTTATGAGTATTTCGTCTTTGAAGGCGCACAGCATGTCAGCTTTGCCACGCTGCCGGGCATGGCGAGCCGCACCATCACCATCTCGGGCCTGTCGAAGACCTTCAGCATCACGGGCTGGCGCGTCGGCTACCTGATTGCCGACCGCAGCGTGCTGGGCACGATCGGCTACTTTCACGATCTGACGTATGTGTGCGCGCCGGCGCCTTTGCAGCACGGCGCGGCGGCGGGGCTGGTGGCGCTGCCGGATGAGTATTACCAGGCCATGGCCCGCGATTATCAATCGAAGCGGGACCTGCTCTGCGGCGCGCTCACGCGCATGGGGCTCACGCCGTCCATTCCCGCGGGAGCCTACTACGTGCTGGCCGATGCCAGCCGCATCGCCGGTGCGAATGCCCGCGAGAAAGCGCGCACGCTGCTGGCCGCCACCGGCGTGGCCGCCGTGGCCGGCACGGCCTTCTTTGCCGAAGGACGGGGAGAGAACCTGCTGCGCTTCTGCTTTGCCAAGCGCGAAGAGGATCTGCAGCGGGCCTGTGATTTGCTTGGGAAACTGTGA